The DNA window TTCTCTGCCGGTGGCAGCCGGGCATACACCCTCATGTACAACCACACCGACCTGTTCGGCTACCACGCCGCTTGGAGCGCAGGCGGACCGACTGCCACCCAGGCGCAGATCGACCGCATGAAGGCGGTGGCCGGCGGCATCATGATCGGAACCGGCCTCCAGGACCGCCTGGGCAACATCGCCGAGAACTCGCAGCGCAACGCCGCCGCCCTGCGGGCCGCCGGCGTCGATCTGGACGAGTACAACGTGCCCGGTGTGCACACCTGGCACGTCTGGCGCCCCCTACTGAACCACTACCTGCGCGCCCTGACGTTCCGCGCCACCACGACCGGCCTCGACGTCACGACGGCACCCGCGGGCGCCTCGCACAACACCAAGGTCACCGCCACCGCGACGGTTGGTGCCGTCAGCACCAGCACCTCGGCCCCCTCCGGCAGGGTCGACTTCTACGCGGGCGACACGCACCTCGGGTCCGCCCCGGTGCACAACGGCGTCGCCCGGCTGAAGAAGACCGTCCATGCCGACCTGGACGCTCCGGTGGTCGCCTACTACCAGGGCGACAAACTCTTCAACGGTTCCCAGAGCGCACCGGTCGACGCCCGGTAGAGCCCGGCCCGACGCCTTTCCAGGTGCGGTGGGAAAGCCCCGGCCGCTCACCCCTGGTGACAGCCAGGAGTGAGCGGCCGGGGCGCGCCCGCCGTCGCACAGCGCGGCGCGGCGACGAGCGCGCGTTACACCGCCGGCCGATGGTTCGTGTCAGCCGCTCACGGGGTCGCCTCCGTGGTCCTCATCCGCAGCATGGTCCAGGACGCGGGTGGAAGCGTCAGCCGGACGCCGGCGCCGACGCGGTGCGCGGTGCCGTTGGGGTGCGGCGCGGCGTGGTCCGGGCCGTCTGGCGTGTTCCTGGCGTCGAGGTCGGTGCCGCCGACCGTGACGCACTCGATGATTCCCGTCAACTGGGCGCCGCTGAGGTCGAGGGTCACCTCGGCAGGGGTGGCGGTGACGCGGTTGACGAGGAACACGGTCATCTCGCCGGTGCCGTCGTCCCAGGTGGAGACCGCGTCGACCTCACCGTAGCGGTCGGTGGTCGTCGTGCTGCTGTCACGGAGGCACGCTTCCCCGGGCGTGCCGGGCGGTGCGGGCGAAGGGGTGGAAGATGGTCTGGCGCCAGGCCGTGCCCCCCGGTTCGGTCATGATCGGTGCGATGACGTTGACCAGTTGCGCCTGGCATGCCGCGGTCACCCGGTCACTGTGCCGGAGCAGGCTGATGAGCAGGCCGCCGACGACGACGGCGTCGGCCACGCTGTAGTGATCCTCCAGCAGTGGCGGTGCGACCGGCCAGTCCTCGCCGCTCGGCGGCGTGGACGGGGCGGCGGACTGGTACCAGACGAACGCGATCATGATCTTCTTCGTCGACCTGCGGATCGCCCCGACGGAATCGGCGATCGCGGTGACGGAGCCGATGTACCTGTCCATGTCCTCCGCGGAGGCGAGGAAGCTGGGCAGGTCGTCGTCGACCGGCTGGTGGTAGGCTCCTCGCCGCGCTGCTCGTCGGCCTGCGGATCGCGGCCCGTCACCGCCGGCGGAGGCTGGCCGGGCTGCTCGCCCGCGCCCGGGAGGAGGGCCGGCAGGAGATCAAGGAGACCGTGCTCGTCGGGGACGCATCCCCGCACGGTGTATCCGGCCCGGACGACGCTCACCGGTAACCCACGACGTGGTGCGGGGCACCTC is part of the Micromonospora cremea genome and encodes:
- a CDS encoding alpha-L-arabinofuranosidase C-terminal domain-containing protein, translated to MTVFLVNRVTATPAEVTLDLSGAQLTGIIECVTVGGTDLDARNTPDGPDHAAPHPNGTAHRVGAGVRLTLPPASWTMLRMRTTEATP
- a CDS encoding alpha-L-arabinofuranosidase C-terminal domain-containing protein: MDRYIGSVTAIADSVGAIRRSTKKIMIAFVWYQSAAPSTPPSGEDWPVAPPLLEDHYSVADAVVVGGLLISLLRHSDRVTAACQAQLVNVIAPIMTEPGGTAWRQTIFHPFARTARHARGSVPP